GGTTCCTTGTTGGACCGGCGAGGCCGGTGCGATGTGGCGTCATTCCGGCGAGGGAACGAAACGCCTGTCGTATAGGATAGCAAAGGGTGTGCCTGTTGCGCAAGAACGTGAGAGGCAGTCACCCCGATCGAATCGGATCGAATGGGGCCGAAACGGCATGGCCCGGGTATGTCGGGCGTACCGGGTGTGCCGGACGCGCCGGGTGTGCCAGCCACCGCGCATGACGGCGGCGTGCATGGCGACGAAGCACAGGACGGCGACGGGCAGGTCTTCGGGGGCATGACGGGGCAAAATGTCCGGCAGGGTCACCCCCGTTCGCGCAGGGCCATTTCCGCCAGGGCGTTGACGGTGGCGGCGGCCAGGGGCGAGCCGCCCTTGCGGCCCCGCAGGGCCAGGCAGGGCAGCCCCTGCGGGCCGTACTGGGACAGCGCGGCGGCACGTTCCAGAAACAGTTCCTTGGATTCCGCAGCGTTGACGAAGCCAACCGGCATGGCCACCACCAGCGCCGGGGGCGGGCCGCCCGCCGCCAGATGGTCCAGCAGTGCCAGCAGCGCGGTGGGGGCGTTGCCCACGGCCACGATGGCCCCGCCCAGCCGGTCGCCCGCCAGTTCCATGGCGGCGCGGGCGCGGGTGGTGCCGCGTTCCTGCGCGCGTTCCGCCGTGCCGGGCAGGGCGTGCAGGCAGGCCACGGTGCAGCCCAACGGGGCAAGGCGGCGCAGGGGCATGCCCGCGCGGGCCATTTCCGTGTCGGTGTAGATGGCGCAGCAGCGCGCAAGGGCGGCCACACCGGCATTTATGGCCGCATCCGGCAGGTGCAGGTGGGGCAGGATGTCGAAATCGGCGCAGGTGTGCACCAGCCGCCGCGCCACCTCCCAGGCCCGGCCCGTGAAGGGCTTGGGTTCTCCTGCTTCCTCGTCGATGATGGCGAAGGAACGGGCCTCGATGGCGTCGGGCGTGAAGGCGGGTTGCAGGCGCGGGTCCGCGTCGATGGAGCCGGAAGCGGAGGCCGCGCCGGTTGCCGGGGCGTCGGGGGTCAGGGGCATGGGATGTCTCCGGGGGCGGCGCAGGCAGCCACGAAGGCGCGCGCCACGGCGGGGTTGGAGCCGAAATGCAGGTGCACGTAAGAGCCGGACACCGAACCCGCGCACAGCCCTTCCGGGGCCAGCGGCGTGCCGTTGCGGTCGCGCAGGTTCCACATGAATTGGCCGGATTGGCCGGATTGCCCGGATTGCCCGACAGGGCCGAAGGGCGTCTCTTCCGGTGCGGTCTCCAGGTGCGAATAGTGGAATTCGTGGCCGCGCAGCACCGTGCCCGCCGGGCCGAAGGGTGAGCCGTGCAGGGTTTCCGCCTCGCGGTAGCCCAGGGCGCGCAGCCGTGCATCCATGCGGCACCGGGCGGGCAGGCAGCCGGTCATGGCATGGCGGGTGCCGTGCGTGTCGGTGATGGAGCGCATCAGGTACATGAAGCCGCCGCATTCCCCGTGCACCGGTCGACCCTGTGCGGCCAGGGCGCGTACGGCGGCCAGCATGGGGGCGTTGGCGGCCAGGCGCGCGGCGTGCAGTTCCGGGTAGCCGCCGGGCAGCAGCAGGCCGCCGAGGCCGCGTGGCAGTTCCGTGTCGTCCAGCGGTGAAAGGAGCACCGGCTCTGCCCCGGCCTCCTCCAGCAGGAACAGGTTTTCCGGGTACAGGAACGAGAAGGCCGCATCGCGGGCGATGCCGATGCGCACCCGGCGCGCCGGACCTTCGATCAGATGCGCGGCGGTGGCGCGGGTGGCGCGGGTGGAGTTGGACGCGGGGGCGGGCGATGGCGTGGTCAGGGTATCCGCCGTGGCGTGTGGGGCGTCGGGTGCAGGTGCCCCGGATGTCATTGAGGCCCCGTCTGTCCCGTCTGTCTCTGTCCCGTCTGTCCCGGACGCAATGGATGCCATGGGCGTGCAGCGGGCCAGCAGGCCGTCCAGGCTTTGCCCGGCAGCGGCCAGCCCGGCCTCGAACCAGTCGGCCAGCCGGGTGGCAAGGGCCGCCCATTCCAGTTCGTGGGCCTGGGCCAGCCCCAGATGGCGCGAGGGCAGGCCAAGGGCTTCATCGCGAGACAGCAGGCCCAGCAGGGGCACTTCCGGGCAATGGGTGGCCAGCGCCCCGCGCAGCAGGTCGCGGTGGCCGGGGCCGCCCACCCGGTTGCAGACCACCCCGGCAAAGCGCAGGGCCGGATCGAACCGGGTGTAGCCCCCCACCAGCGCCGCCGCCGAACGCGACATGCCGCGCACGTCGGCCACCAGCAGCACCGGGGCGTCCAGCAGGGCGGCCACCTCTGCCGTGGAGCCCTGTCCCCCGTCGGCGGATGCGCCGTCGTACAGGCCCATGACGCCTTCGATGACGGCGATGTCCGGTGCGTTGCGGGGCGCGTTGCTCGACGGTCCGTGCGGCTCACCGGACCGCACTGCGCGGGCGAACGAGCGGCGCACCCCTTGCGGGCCGCACATCCAGCCATCCAGGTTCCAGCCGGGGCGGCCGGTTACGGCGGCATGCAGGCCGGGGTCGATGTAGTCCGGCCCGGCCTTCAGGGGCTGCACGCGCAGGCCGCGCCTGGTCAGGGCGGCCATCAGGGCCAGCGTGGCCGTGGTCTTGCCGCAGCCGCTGTGGGTGCCCGCCACCACAAGGACGGGCATGCGGACGGGCGGCTGTGGGGTGGAGGGCATGGAGGAGTGCGTGGGCGCCGCGTCGCGCTCCGCCGGGCGGGTCATGCGATGTCGGCCTCGCCGGGCAGGCGGGGGGCGAACTTGGCGGCGATGATGGCCGCGTCCTCGTTCCGCGCGGAAACCTGCAACTCCGGCGCGCCGCCGTGACAGCGGAAGACGCCGTCCACCATGTCCACGTATCCGGCGGACAGCACGCGGGTGTAGGGCAGCTGTTCGCGCATGTCCGCGTGGTCCACCCGGTGCGGAAAGATGAACGGCACGGGGTGGCCGGAAAAGTCTTCGAAGATGATGTACTTCATGCGGTGCTCCCGATGGGTTTGCCGCATGGTACGGGCTTTGGCGGCGAAGGTCCACAGGCGCTGCGGCGGCACGGCGTCCCGGTGACGCAGATACTGGTGTGGCATGCAACAGTGGCCGCCCGCGTGCAGGTCGCGCGGCCGCAACGGGCATGTGGCGCGCCTTGCGGTGCGCGACATGCCCGTATGGCCGACACGGGACGATTCGTGCTGGCAATTGCACATGGCGGGATACCGTGCGTGTTGTTGCGTCAGTGAGTGCTCTGCATCATCCGCATGGTGCGTGCATCGCGGGCCGGTTTCGAAATGCGCCGTGCTGCGCCGCATGAAGACGCAACCGATTGTGGTTGACCCCGAAGGAAGGATTGTCGTAGGTTCGAAACGAGTTTCGTGCATGCCTCATATTCATCAAACAATAAAGGAGCGGCAATGACGGAGAGTTATCTGAAGGAGGCTCTGGACATCGTGAAGGCGCAGGCCAGTGTCCGGACCATGACCGAAGACGAGATCACCACCATGGTCCGGCGCCTTGCGGAAGGCATCCGGACCCTGAGCGAAGGTGGTGCGCTGCCCGAGAGCGGCGATGGCGCCGCAATGGACCCCAAGAAGGCCATCAAGGAAAAGTCCATTACCTGCTGCGAGTGCGGCAAGTCGTTCAAGATACTGACCAAGAAGCATCTGGCGACGCACGGGTTCACCCCTGAAACGTACCGCGAGAAGTGCGGCTACAAGAAGGGCACTCCGCTGGTCTGCAAGTCGTTGCAGCGTGAACGTCGCAAGAAGATGCGCGACATGAAGCTGTGGGAACGCCGCGGGGCGTAGCCTCGCGCAGCGGCCGACAAGAACGGAGCGGGCGATTTGCGGCGCCCGCTTTTTTTTTGCGGTCGGCCCGGTTTCATCCCCCTCCCCCCTCCTGCCGGGCATGGTGGCATTCCGGAGAAGGATGCGGATCGTCACCGGAAAAAAGCATGTCCCGGCTAAAGTGCTGCCCGGCTTCCTGCCGATAAGCACCCATGAAGAAAGACTCTTGCAGGGAACCTGCGGGAAACCCTGTTGCTGTTTGTTGACAGTGATTCCTGATAGCGCTACGCCCGCGTTTGACGCGCCGTGAATATCAGGCGCGCATGTTCGTCATCCCTGGGAGGGGCCATGTTTCGCAATCTCAGCCTGAAGTGGAAAATCCTCATCGTGGCGCTGGCCGGGCCGGTCATCGTGTCCGCCATCATGGCCTGGCAGCGCGTGGACGACATTCGTACCGGGGCTGAAGAGGCGATTCTCCAGAAAAGCCGGGCCGTGGTGCTCATGGCCGAGGCAACCCGCAACGAGATGGGCCGCAAGCTCGAAATCGGGCTGATGCGCCCGCTGGACGAACTGCCCAAGGACAAGGTGATGGACGCGGTGCCCGTGGTCACCGCCATGCGCATGGCCGCCCAGAACGCCGCGCAGGCGGGCTACGAATTCCGCGTGCCCAAGGTGCAGCCGCGCAACCCCGCCAACACGCCCACTCCGCTGGAACTTTCGACCATGCAGGAGATGGAGCGCGGCAACCTGGCGGAAAAGATCATCCGCACGCCTGACAAGATTTATTATTTCCGCCCCATCAAGCTGACCAAGGATTGCCTGTTCTGCCACGGCGACCAGGCCGGAACCCCCGACGTGGTGGGGGGCACCAAGGAAGGCTGGAAGGCGGGCGAGACCCATGGCGCCTTCGTGGTCATCAGTTCGCTGGAAAAGGCGCACGAGCAGGTCACGCAGGCGCGCATTGCCGTTGCCGGGTGGACCCTGCTGGTGCTGGCGCTGTTGTTCGCGGTGATCTGGGTGATCCTGAACCGGGGCATCATCGGGCCGCTGCTGCGCATCCGCCAGTTTGCCGGGCAGGTGGCCGGGGGCGCGCTGGACGCCCGCGCCGAGGGCGACTACGCCGCCGAACTGGGCGAAGTGAAGGGCGCCATAGAAACCATGGTGGGCAACCTGAAGCAGAAGATGCAGGAAGCCGACCAGCGCCGCGCCGACGCCGACGCCCACGCCTCCCGCGCGGAAGCGGCCCTGGCCGAGGCCCGCGAGCAGGAAGCCCGGGTCAACGACCTGTTGCAGCGCATGACCTCGGTGGCCGGAGAGGCTTCCACCATCGCCCAGCAGGTGTCGCTGGCGGCAGAGGCCCTGTCCGCCCAGGTGGAACAGGTTTCCGCCGGGGCGGAGCAGCAGTCCGCCCGCGCAGGCGAGACGGCCACGGCCATGGAGGAAATGAACGCCACCGTGCTCGAGGTGGCGCGCAGTTCCGGCAGCTCCGCCCAGAGCGCCGACGAGGCCAAATCCAAGGCCCAGGAGGGCGAACGGGTGGTCAGCGGCGCGGTGGAGGCCATCAGCCAGGTGCACGAGCAGGCCCAGGCCCTGCAAGGCGAAATGACCACCCTCGGCAAGCAGGCCGAGGACATTGGCCGGATCATGGACGTGATTTCGGACATCGCCGACCAGACCAACCTGCTGGCCCTGAACGCCGCCATCGAGGCGGCCCGCGCCGGTGACGCCGGGCGCGGCTTTGCCGTGGTGGCCGACGAGGTGCGCAAGCTGGCCGAAAAGACCATGAACGCCACCAAGGAAGTGGGCCAGGCCATCCAGTCCATTCAGGCCGGGGCACGCAACAACATCAAGGGCATGGAGACGGCGGCCGCCGCCGTGACCGAGGCCACGCGCATGGCCCGTGAATCGGGGCAGGCGTTGCAGAGCATCGTGTCCCTTTCGGAGGAAAACTCCGATCAGGTACGCTCCATCGCCACCGCCGCCGAGCAGCAGTCCGCCACCAGCGAGGAGATCAACCGCGCGGTGGAGGACATCAGCCGCATCGCCTCGGAAACGGCAGAGGGCATGAACCAGGCCGCCGGGGCCGTGCTGAAGCTGGCCGGGCTGGCCAAGGCCCTGGAGAGGCAGATCGATCAGTTGACCCACGGCTCGTCCAACTGACGCCCGGCGTCATATCCACGCATGATCGCGGCCCGTGCCCTTTCGGGGGTGCGGGCCGTTTGCATGGGGCATGCGGGGGTGCCGCCGCAGGGAGGATTTCCGCTGGCGGCGACGGGTGCGGAACGCGGCGCAAAACGGCGGAAAACCACCGCCCGGAGTGCATAAACCCGTGGCGGGGCCGGGCGAAACCGTGTAGGGGAGGAGCCATGTCGCACGTGAAGACCATCCGCGCCATCCGCCGCTTCTGCCTGGACTGTCAGGGCGGTGTCGCGCGCGAGGTGCGGCTGTGCCCGGACAGGGGCTGCGGCCTGTACGCGTGGCGGCTGGCGGGCATTGTGGCGGGCGGGTCCAATGGCGGCGGCAGGCACGACCACGCAGGGGACGGCGATGCCGACACGGACCCCGTGGCCGGTGCCTCCACCGGTTCGTCTGTCGGCAACCCGCTGCCGGGCGCGTTGCCGCTCATCGCCCAGACCCTGCCCGACGAACGCCCCGTGC
This DNA window, taken from Nitratidesulfovibrio sp. SRB-5, encodes the following:
- a CDS encoding precorrin-8X methylmutase, which encodes MPLTPDAPATGAASASGSIDADPRLQPAFTPDAIEARSFAIIDEEAGEPKPFTGRAWEVARRLVHTCADFDILPHLHLPDAAINAGVAALARCCAIYTDTEMARAGMPLRRLAPLGCTVACLHALPGTAERAQERGTTRARAAMELAGDRLGGAIVAVGNAPTALLALLDHLAAGGPPPALVVAMPVGFVNAAESKELFLERAAALSQYGPQGLPCLALRGRKGGSPLAAATVNALAEMALRERG
- a CDS encoding cobyrinate a,c-diamide synthase, which translates into the protein MTRPAERDAAPTHSSMPSTPQPPVRMPVLVVAGTHSGCGKTTATLALMAALTRRGLRVQPLKAGPDYIDPGLHAAVTGRPGWNLDGWMCGPQGVRRSFARAVRSGEPHGPSSNAPRNAPDIAVIEGVMGLYDGASADGGQGSTAEVAALLDAPVLLVADVRGMSRSAAALVGGYTRFDPALRFAGVVCNRVGGPGHRDLLRGALATHCPEVPLLGLLSRDEALGLPSRHLGLAQAHELEWAALATRLADWFEAGLAAAGQSLDGLLARCTPMASIASGTDGTETDGTDGASMTSGAPAPDAPHATADTLTTPSPAPASNSTRATRATAAHLIEGPARRVRIGIARDAAFSFLYPENLFLLEEAGAEPVLLSPLDDTELPRGLGGLLLPGGYPELHAARLAANAPMLAAVRALAAQGRPVHGECGGFMYLMRSITDTHGTRHAMTGCLPARCRMDARLRALGYREAETLHGSPFGPAGTVLRGHEFHYSHLETAPEETPFGPVGQSGQSGQSGQFMWNLRDRNGTPLAPEGLCAGSVSGSYVHLHFGSNPAVARAFVAACAAPGDIPCP
- a CDS encoding MucR family transcriptional regulator, yielding MTESYLKEALDIVKAQASVRTMTEDEITTMVRRLAEGIRTLSEGGALPESGDGAAMDPKKAIKEKSITCCECGKSFKILTKKHLATHGFTPETYREKCGYKKGTPLVCKSLQRERRKKMRDMKLWERRGA
- a CDS encoding methyl-accepting chemotaxis protein, with protein sequence MFRNLSLKWKILIVALAGPVIVSAIMAWQRVDDIRTGAEEAILQKSRAVVLMAEATRNEMGRKLEIGLMRPLDELPKDKVMDAVPVVTAMRMAAQNAAQAGYEFRVPKVQPRNPANTPTPLELSTMQEMERGNLAEKIIRTPDKIYYFRPIKLTKDCLFCHGDQAGTPDVVGGTKEGWKAGETHGAFVVISSLEKAHEQVTQARIAVAGWTLLVLALLFAVIWVILNRGIIGPLLRIRQFAGQVAGGALDARAEGDYAAELGEVKGAIETMVGNLKQKMQEADQRRADADAHASRAEAALAEAREQEARVNDLLQRMTSVAGEASTIAQQVSLAAEALSAQVEQVSAGAEQQSARAGETATAMEEMNATVLEVARSSGSSAQSADEAKSKAQEGERVVSGAVEAISQVHEQAQALQGEMTTLGKQAEDIGRIMDVISDIADQTNLLALNAAIEAARAGDAGRGFAVVADEVRKLAEKTMNATKEVGQAIQSIQAGARNNIKGMETAAAAVTEATRMARESGQALQSIVSLSEENSDQVRSIATAAEQQSATSEEINRAVEDISRIASETAEGMNQAAGAVLKLAGLAKALERQIDQLTHGSSN